The Geobacillus genomosp. 3 genome segment GTCGATTCATTGATGAACTCCTCGTTTTATGCGGAAAATTCATTATTATTTATTCTAACACGATTCCGGTGATATGATAAAAAGGAAGAAAACTAAGAATGAAAATGGTGTGGATAATGAGAAAAAGGTGGAAATTATGGGGGATATTTCTTATAATCGGCATCGGTCTTGTTGTATGGGCTGTGAACCGCCAGACAACCCGGGAACGAGTGGTGTATGACGACGAACAAAAAGGGCTGCAAAACCAAATTATCATTTATTTTAGCCATGTCGTTGCGGAAAATACACCGAAAGGACTAGCGGCGCAAAAGTTTGCCGAGCTCGTCGAACAAAAGACGAACGGCCGCGTGAAAGTGGAAGTGTTCGCGAACGGGTCGCTTTATTCGGACGGGGAGGAACTTGATGCACTGATGCGCGGCGATGTACAAATGATCGCCCCGTCGTTTTCGAAGGTGACAGAACTCATTCCGGAATGGCAAGTGCTCGATTTGCCGTTTTTGTTTCATGATGATGACGACATACGCCGTGTATTCACTGGAAAAGTCGGAGACGAGCTGCTCGGAATGCTTGAAGAAAAAGGAATCAAAGGGTTGGCGCTTTGGAGCAACGGATTTAAGCAAATGATGGGGACTACCCGCCCACTTATCGAACCTGACGATTTCCGCGGTTTGCGCTTTCGCATTATGCCGAGCGAAGTGATTGATAAGCAGTTTCGCCTGCTTGGCGGCGAACCGGTCGCCGTTTCGTTCGACCATATATACCGGGCGCTTGAGCGACATGAGTTTGACGGCCAGGAAAATACGATTTCCAATATTTATTCGAAGGGGTTTTACAAGTTTCAACCGTATATTACGATCAGCAATCACGGCTATCTTGGCTATGCCGTAATGATGAACCAATCATTTTGGGATCGCCTGCCCAAAGACATCCAGCAAAAAATCACTGAAGCGATGGCCGAAGCGACCCAATGGAACTTGCGTCAGTCAAAGGCCCAAAACGAGCGGGAATTGCAGCAACTAAAGCAGCAGAAAAGCGTCCATCTTTACTTGTTATCGGAGATGGAAAGAAAGAGATGGGAACAAAAACTTGCCCCGCTGTATGAAGAGTTTGCGAGACAGTTTGGTTCGAAACTTTTGAATGAAATTAAGGAATTCCATGAATAAGCTTCCATCGTTGGAAGCTTTTTTGATTTTTTTAGCGGATAAGAGCTCTGCCTTTGCCGTTTCCCTGTGGCAAACATCCGGGACCAAAAAGACCAAAACGACCATTATCACCATAATATTTTTATTTAATCGACTTTTCTTTATGATAGTGTTGAAAGCGTTGTCAAGACAAAGAAAGGAGTGGGAGAAATGAGGGGGAAATTCAAAAATTTAACCGTGCAAGTCATTATCGGTATTATTTTAGGGATTACCGTCGGATTTTTATTCCCGGAATTCGGCACAAAGTTAAAAGTGTTGGCTGATGGGTTTATTAAGCTCATTAAAATGGTGATCGCCCCGATCATTTTCTTTACAGTTGTTATCGGGATCGGCAATATGGGCGACTTGAAAAAAATTGGCCGCATTGGTGGAAAGGCGCTTCTTTACTTTGAGATCGTGACGACGTTTGCCCTGGCGATTGGGATTGTCGTTGTGAACTTCATCAAACCGGGAATTGGTTTCAACACTGACGCAGTTAAAGGCGGCGACATTTCGCAATATACGAAGCAGGCGGAAGAAACGAGCCATGGATTTGTCGACTTTGTATTAAGCATCATTCCGGATAACGTCGTTGCCGCGATGGCCAGTGGGGAACTGCTTCCGGTGCTCTTCTTTGCCGTCTTGTTTGGCTTGGCAGCAGCGGGGTTAGGGGAAAAAGCCAAACCAGTGCTTTCTCTATTTGAGCGGATCGCAGAAGTTTTCTTCGGCGTGGTCAACATGGTTATGAAAGTATCGCCGATCGCCGCATTTGGCGCGATGGCGTACACGATCGGTACATTCGGCCTCGGCTCGCTCGTGTCGCTTGGCAAGCTGATGGGGTCGGTATATATTACGATGGCGCTCTTTATTTTCATCGTGCTTGGCGGGATTGCGAAGTTTTACGGATTTAACATCTTTAAGTTTCTCGCTTATATTAAGGAAGAACTGTTGCTCGTCCTTGGCACGTCTTCATCGGAATCGGCGCTGCCACGGCTGATGGAACGGCTTGAAAAATATGGTTGCTCGAAGTCGGTCGTTGGCCTTGTCGTTCCGACCGGGTATTCATTTAACTTGGACGGCACATCGATTTACTTGTCGATGGCGGCCATTTTCATCGCCCAGGCATACGGCATTGACCTAACGATTTGGCAAGAGCTGACGTTGCTTGGCGTGTTGATGCTCACCTCGAAAGGAGCGGCTGGGGTTACCGGTTCGGGCTTTATTACACTAGCCGCCACGTTAGCGGCATTCCCAATGATTCCGGTTGAGGGCATTGCCTTGTTGCTCGGGGTCGACCGCTTTATGTCCGAGGCGCGGGCGATCACGAACATTATCGGTAACGCCGTGGCGACTGTTGTCGTTTCGAAAATGGAAAATGAGTTTCATCCTTCTAGCGAACAGGAATTAGTGGAAGGAAAGATGACGATCGCGAAGTAACAAGCAGAGGCTCCGCTCCAAAGATGACACGTGTCATCTTTGGAGCGAGCCTTTTTGTTTTTTACATCGTTCCAACGATCGCCAGATTTCCGCGGGATTAGGGATATTTGGCTGAACTGAACGGAGATGCAGACGGGAAAAGCAGCTTACGGAACAGAGCGGGCCTCGTTTTTTACCCATCCGTCATTCGTTCTATGTTTTCGGCGGTACACTGATTTAGACAGCCAAACACTGCACTCATATAGGAATAATAAGGGGATAATAACGAGAACGTCTGATAGCAGATCCGGAGGAGTGATGAACACTGCGATCAACATTAATACAAAATAAGCAAATTTTCGTATCCGCTGCAGCCGGTATGGATTCAACACTCCGAGACTTGTCAAAAACATGATGATGGCCGGGAGTTCAAACAAAAATCCGAATGGAACCGTCGTATGAATGACAAATCGAAAATACTTTTCCGCTGTAAAGAGCGTTGTGAATGCATCCCCTGATAAAGAGAGAAGGAATTTAAAAATAAATGGGAAAATAATAAAATAACCAAAGCAAACTCCTAGTACAAAAAGAAGAAACAGTGCCGGGATGTAGGCCAATGTGACTTTCCGCTCGTGCTCGTGCAATGCCGGCCGGACGAACAGCCATGCCTGATGGGCGGCAATGGGAATCGTTCCGGCTAAGGCGATGACTCCGGCTAAGATGAAATAAATCCATAAAATGTCGCTCGGTCCGAGAACCGCAAGCTTCACCGGAAGATCTTCGGCAAGCCATCTATAAATAGACGGGGCAGAAAAGAGCGAGCCGATTAGCAAAAGAACAAAAGCACTCAAAGTAATGATCAACCGTTTGCGCAATTCTTCTAAGTGCCCGATAAGCTCCATATCTTTCTTGTCCATTGTCTTCCCCCTGTTCAACAAGGGGCAAGGGCTGCCCCTTATTGCTTTCTGCTTTTAGCTAGCTCGTTTTTTCTACTTTATTATTGGTTGGCAACGTTTTGTTCGGCTCATCGTCTGCGACCAATTCC includes the following:
- a CDS encoding TRAP transporter substrate-binding protein, which produces MRKRWKLWGIFLIIGIGLVVWAVNRQTTRERVVYDDEQKGLQNQIIIYFSHVVAENTPKGLAAQKFAELVEQKTNGRVKVEVFANGSLYSDGEELDALMRGDVQMIAPSFSKVTELIPEWQVLDLPFLFHDDDDIRRVFTGKVGDELLGMLEEKGIKGLALWSNGFKQMMGTTRPLIEPDDFRGLRFRIMPSEVIDKQFRLLGGEPVAVSFDHIYRALERHEFDGQENTISNIYSKGFYKFQPYITISNHGYLGYAVMMNQSFWDRLPKDIQQKITEAMAEATQWNLRQSKAQNERELQQLKQQKSVHLYLLSEMERKRWEQKLAPLYEEFARQFGSKLLNEIKEFHE
- the tatC gene encoding twin-arginine translocase subunit TatC — protein: MDKKDMELIGHLEELRKRLIITLSAFVLLLIGSLFSAPSIYRWLAEDLPVKLAVLGPSDILWIYFILAGVIALAGTIPIAAHQAWLFVRPALHEHERKVTLAYIPALFLLFVLGVCFGYFIIFPFIFKFLLSLSGDAFTTLFTAEKYFRFVIHTTVPFGFLFELPAIIMFLTSLGVLNPYRLQRIRKFAYFVLMLIAVFITPPDLLSDVLVIIPLLFLYECSVWLSKSVYRRKHRTNDGWVKNEARSVP
- a CDS encoding dicarboxylate/amino acid:cation symporter, with amino-acid sequence MRGKFKNLTVQVIIGIILGITVGFLFPEFGTKLKVLADGFIKLIKMVIAPIIFFTVVIGIGNMGDLKKIGRIGGKALLYFEIVTTFALAIGIVVVNFIKPGIGFNTDAVKGGDISQYTKQAEETSHGFVDFVLSIIPDNVVAAMASGELLPVLFFAVLFGLAAAGLGEKAKPVLSLFERIAEVFFGVVNMVMKVSPIAAFGAMAYTIGTFGLGSLVSLGKLMGSVYITMALFIFIVLGGIAKFYGFNIFKFLAYIKEELLLVLGTSSSESALPRLMERLEKYGCSKSVVGLVVPTGYSFNLDGTSIYLSMAAIFIAQAYGIDLTIWQELTLLGVLMLTSKGAAGVTGSGFITLAATLAAFPMIPVEGIALLLGVDRFMSEARAITNIIGNAVATVVVSKMENEFHPSSEQELVEGKMTIAK